The Gigantopelta aegis isolate Gae_Host chromosome 3, Gae_host_genome, whole genome shotgun sequence genome segment TGTTAACATTACCAACTAGAAACAGCAAGACGTTACTTTGCTGGTGGCAAGACAAGAAGATGCTCTACAGTTATGGCATGTAGGAACATCAGAGAATATGGAAGAAACCCAGTGTGTTTGGCTATTTCAAGAATGGAAACAGCCATATGAGATATAACACGGTgctaacaaaaatacacacgACTGAATCTAGGTGCTTGACTTCACTAAACCAGTCGGGCTACAATATGGTTTCAAGGATAAGCACCCCTCGAAAGCATTTCACAGTCGGCTCATTCTACATATCTAAGCTTTAACTAAGCAAAGTACTGATAAAACATCGCAAGTTTGTGTGACCAAACCAAAACATCAGCTTTCTATACATTGATGTATTTAGACAAGACAGTTATTATCAGTTGAAAAAACGGTATCCGAATTATCGTGATGAAAACGAGAGTATtcaagggactgtcctgagtttctgACTAACAAAGTCTTTATCACTACTACAATCATACGTTAAATAcatcttcttgtttagaatatcagtgtctgtatactctgtatgtttctggtcatcctaatgtttgtagcagtactttcattttacttcctaatatatatgaagagttcaggcgcaaaacgcgatatatccatttttcatttccagtaaaaatgggttttttaattggcgtattacccaatacaattttatAAGGATCATtcacgttttgcagcaaatcagcgaacctacgattagcccttactgacatacaataatggctttaattaaaaactagaaagaaaatggtttatatcgcgttttgcgcctgaactcttcatatatactgaacaaaataagaaacttccgctaactttgcttgaacataacttgatgaaaacaaaccgggggaataattgttatataagcgtttaaagagtgttccatgatgcatcgtttggtgcaaaaatcatgaccataggttaacagaaactgggagaaattttgaccaagtgtggtagggattaaaaaaaaaaaaaacccacttactaacgggtatgaccacctcttgaattgaccactgcagtgcatcgcaggcgcatagaattgactaatgtgttgatttctgcctgtggaatattgttccattcctgaatgagcgcttgacgaagttcgttgacgttagcgggtgggttgggacgacgcctcagtCGTCTGTCcaagactatcccagacatgctcgatggggttgagatcaggacttagtgggccagtcatcaatgaaatcaatgttatttgtctctagctgtatgagatgtggcattatcatgctgaaaaatcgagatgttggcgttgttatggaacagaggaatgacgtgatgagcgagaatgtcatcgcggttaCGTTGAGCATTTAATTTGCCATCATtaacgactagtggtgaacgataaccatgggcaatggctgcccagaccatgacacaacccccacccccgaaacgatctcgttcaagaacacaacagtcagcatagcgttcatttctcctacggtagacgcgcaccctgccatcaccacgttgtaaagaaaatctggattcatccgaaaaaagtacggtattccagcgtcgccgtatccaacgagtgtgtacacgtgcccaattaagacgatttagatgatgacgttgcgttaaaatgcatccgacgtaaggacgtcgtgcatgtaaaccgttctcccgcagacgattacgaacagtttgcccactgattcggttattatgaaacccaggtgtgttagcagcagtagcagtggcagtttggaaccGATTGCGCAAATGTGTGTTCAtcatatagcggtcttgaccatgcgttgtaacacgcggacgaccacgacgtggcaagtcgttggtgcttcctgtcgttcgaaatcttacgtgaagatttcgtatcgctcgactagaactcccaacatgccttgcaacgtcttctgtcgacatgccagcatcaagcatgccaatcgcccgttcacgtaaattattgggtattcttggcatactaaaaatgcttcaatgtaaaaaacgttaattttttgaCAGATAtttaagcgttttcgttcacttgacaacaatgtcagtaagacaagtaaaacaaattgactgaATACTACatgggacatgtcgaaccatgcatgcacgtgcaaattgaatttcacgttgtcgacgattaacagtgcaaaaataatcgataaaattcatgaatcctgataatacagctcaaggctaatactacctatctcatttcattacacaatgaattcgtTAACACAACAAAtgctatatgtacaaatcggaagtttctttttttgttcagtatatatttttttgtttttatgaaattattgggatgTAAAGTCTAGTCTCCACTTCTAAAAACATTCAggtgatcagaaacacattgtatattgtaaacaagtaaaTGCATTTCATATGAAATTTTAGAAATACTCAATTGATGAGAAATGTGTTACAATAGGAGCAAATTCACGACAGTCTCTTTCAGGCAGCTAATGGCTTACTTAGCAAAGCTTTGTATTCTTTGAGTAATACACTGtgttaagtaaaacaaatattttcaggGTAAACATAGTAGAACTGCGATGGTTTTTGTTATTCCACTTAAAGATATCATCCACATTTTAACAGACTGGAATAAACCTGATGAAagtttacaattatttaaaatttttgtgTTCATATCAATTTTATGTGATTACATACTCAATGCCAAAAGTTTTTCTGATGTGACAAAATTGTTTGTACAgaactaaatatttatttaatcacaGAAATGAAAGTTGATTCTAGTAAATTGAATACCAGGTTCCTATCCCGAGTTAGTGGTAATTGACAGGAACCTGGTATTCCATTTACTAGACCTAAACTACTCGGCTTCAAGGACAGTTTGAGGCATAATGTTCACCGCATGTGTAAAGAGTACTTGTCTCCAATCATGAATAAatctatgaatgaatgaataactgTACCGGTCGTGGAACAACAATGCTGTAACATCGGAATCAGCATTGTACAGTTGTTGATGATATCCGACGATGGCTGAAGTCTGATTTTCATGAGCTGCTTATGTTACTTATGACTGGATATAAAACTATTTGTCATAtagataaaattttattttaaaaggttGATGTGGCAGAAACTTTTGTAATGTATATAGTGGGTAGCTCAGTGATATAGCCTTGAGAGGGCTCAACTAAGGTGCACTGTATTGTAGGatctacagggcttctagaattttataaaaatccactagccatttggatcagtgattttaaaaatgtactagccatggttaaatattcactagccctactttaaataaatacaattttactaatagtaataattagatacgtcacctaaagaggaagattgagcttaaaaatccttagattggggtggaaagagggggcaggatattcatatttacaaaatatgtaaatgctgcatttgacaagggtttttttccactagccgtttggctagttatagtagttatttactagcccaacactgaatatcactagccatgggagtggggctaccataatctagaagccctgatctATTACACATGGTCTTCTTACTGCTTTTTCCCAATCTGTgtctcattttaaaaatagtgaaTACTTGCATTGTACACAATCACGGATatggtgaagaacttgaggaacACCTATTAATTCATAGATTATAATTAAGTGTTAAGTGTCTGAGAGTTCGAAGTGATGCTGGTGCCACAAAATCATGCGACAGGCTCACAGATAAGCGGTCTAGCTCAACCAACACCTGTGTCTGGCACtaaaagtaggcctacatgtgGTATTGACCGTTGAAGCGTACAACTTTAATTACATTGTCAGGTGAATATGCTGGAAATTGTACATGGGTGGGGATGTAGACTACGGTGAGCACATTCTTTAGGGAGGTTGGGACAtgctgaaaaataatatttgtttgaagCAGCAGACTTGAGTGAAAAATAATGCAACAAATAAGTGATCGTCACACTTTCACAGTTACTAGTACTCATTCAGTCTGACAATTTCACCATGTTTCAATTAAGAAAGTGACATTCTGGAATGCATTTTATTGCCTCTGGGTAATCTAAGCTTGACAGTGATAGATTAATCTACTAGGTCAATACTCTGCATGGAATagtaattaaatgaaaagaGATGAACTTGTGAGACAGTGAATTCCAAACGGTTAAATTTAGAACTTTTCAGCTGCATTTGATTATTTCTGAAGAAAGTAACATGTGGAAAGGTGATTTTTTAGAAAACTAGCACACCATCATCAATTAGCATTACAGACTAAAGTTGCACCTGTATTCATCAGGCAattgtcttaagcggtcactttTACCTTCTTTGTATggctgcttaagacaggttggACTATtgcagggctcgaccttagtgGTAGCCTGGAGTGTTTTGACTACCGATTTTTTACTTTagctaccagatgtctaaatCTGATGCAATACAATTACTATTCTGCTCTTTGTCACTCTGCCATCATCACTTACATTTCTGTGAGAATTTCtacacacaaaacattaaacCGAGTCAAtcagaatatatttatttcagtttcaaTGTAAACagctgtacatgtatgtcaaccAGCAACTCGAGGTTGATCAAAATAACTAACATCTTCATTACAAATGAAatctcacaaacacacacatgtacaacaGACCCAACATATCtggtatacatgtgtacatgatgTCTATATTCATGTggtgcatatacacacacacacaccgtacTGGCATGTGAATCTGAAGCGTATGTTCAAGAATTACACAATAAGTTTATTTACAACCACATTTCCTcctaatattattttgtcaacTGGTTATCTATAAACCGATGCATGCACATTGTACTGTTTTCATATTACAGAAACATGTTACATAAACAAGTGCCATGTACTATTTTCACATTTAGTTTCACCTGCATGTATCCCCATCCGTATGAAAACTACAGACATGTTACATAAACAAGTGCCATGTACAGTTTTCACATTTACATTTAGTTTAACCTGCATGTATCCCCATCCGTATACAAATTACAGAAACGTTGTATAAACGGCACTTGTTTATACATTTAGTTTAACCTGCATGTATCCCCATCCGTATACAAATTACAGAAACGTTACATAAACAAGTACCGTGTACcgtttttatatttagtttaacCTGCATGTATTCCCATCCGTATGAAAGTTACAGAAACGTTATATAAACAAGTGCCATGTACcgtttttatatttagtttaacCTGCATGTATTCCCATCCGTATGAAAGTTACAGAAACGTTATATAAACAAGTGCCGTGTACcgtttttatatttagtttaacCTGCATGTATTCCCATCCGTATGAAAGTTACAGAAACGTTACATAAACAAGTACCGTGTACcgtttttatatttagtttaacCTGCATGTATTCCCATCCGTATACAAATTACAGAAACGTTGTATAAACAAGTACCGTGTACcgtttttatatttagtttaacCTGCATGTATCCCCATCCATATACAAATTACAGAAACGTATAAACAAGTACCGTGTACcgtttttatatttagtttaacCTGCATGTATCCCCATCCATATACAAATTACAGAAACGTATAAACAAGTACCGTGTACcgtttttatatttagtttaacCTGCATGTATCCCCATCCGTATGAAAGTTACAGAAACGTTATATAAACAAGTGCCATGTACcgtttttatatttagtttaacCTGCATGTATCCCCATCCGTATACAAATTACAGAAACGTTACATAAACAAGTGCCGTGTactgtttttatatttagtttaacCTGCATGTATTCCCATCCGTATGAAAGTTACAGAAACGTTATATAAACAAGTGCCATGTACcgtttttatatttctttaactTGCATGTATCCCCATCCGTATGAAAGTTACAGAAATGTTATATAAACAGGTACCTTGTAGTACCGTTTTCATATTTAGTAACCTGCATGTATCCCCATCCGTATGAAAGTTACAGAAATGTTACATAAACAGGTACCGTGTACcgttttcatatttaatttaaccTGCATGTATTCCCCCATCCATATGAAAGTTACAGAAACATGTTAAATGCAGTAGCTTTATCATGAGTGGGATGAAACACAACCAATTTACTTGATGTTCGATTTGTTCCTTTCACATCACAAATAGACACAACATCACAGTTGGCTGTTGTTTTTCTGAagcagttttaaagaaatggaGAACAGTTCCACATCACCATGCACCTCTCTTGTTGCGACCTTTCTTTTTGACTCTCTTTATTTTGTTGATTTTCTGTCTGTGTTTTTTAACTGCTCTCTGATTCATCCATACAGGGTAATGTCCGTCCTCATCCTTGAGTGTTTTCGCATCCCGTGATTTCACTTCTACGTCAACGTCCATATGGGcatctgaaatatataaaaacaaattacaatacttCCTTGGAGATGGACCAGTGAAGGTTTTAAAGAAAGCAGGGTAGAAGTCGACATGCAAGAAATACGAAGGAAACAAATCTGTgtgtaacaacaccccagcacattgtacACTACACGGCCTCTGAAAACTGCGTGAACGATCGTTTTGCTCGTGTGTCCTTCACACAGTctagttttgcataaccgatTTTGTGTTCTCGCCAAAAAAAactgacattaaaaatattttacactatcaTTTATCACTGTTTATATAATGATATCTTTATAATGGGTTATGCACAATGAAATGggttacatgtaaaaaaaaccctgcgtAACCCATGTTTGGGTTACACAAACTTAATTCCCACAGGCCTGTTGTATGTATGGCTGTTTGGCGTCCAACATGGATTTTGTCCAAAATAGGGCAAGAGAAAGGAAATCTGTTGCCATGACACAGGTTACTCCTACTAaaaaagcagcaaggaatcttttacatgtatataagcaCTTaatctttcccacagacaggacagggaAAAAAAATGCAAGCTGTGGAAGCAGTTGGCCTACTACAGAATGTGCAACTCCGTCACTAGTCATGCACACATATGGGTCGTTGTATTACTGTGCATGTTCTCTGTTCATGCACCTCTTTAGGATCATTTTGGCTGtattaaattgatatctgcTTTTTGTATTCTGAGGTTTCCAActgttgaatatttttaaaaagcattcaATTGGGAAACTTGTAAAATACTGAAGTACAATGTACTTGTAATGTGTATGAAAAACTatttttcgttttattttacAGACTTACAGATGGATGTATGAAGaaatcaatgtacatgtatgtattacagtaaatCATAACAAATTGTGATAGACTGGTGCACTGTATCTCCATCAACATGGGTTAGTACATATACATTGATTTCTTTGCAACTGTTAGCTGCATTCTTATGGAACTTGTCTTCTTCTTCCATAGCTGGCACTGCATTATTTAGTTTCCTGGCTATGTTGTGCAGAAAAGCACAGCTAATCACAAGTTTGTTACTAGAACAGTACTCGAAACCATGATTTCAAAATCCCAAACAATCTTTCTAGTTTGGACATAGCTAAGTTATATTTATGGTCTGCTTCCGAAACAGTATCCCTAAGAAGCGAGCACATAAACAGGCCAGGTATACCAAAACCCATCACTGTGCAGAAGGCACCCTCTGTAACTTCCAGACTGCATCATttgtagagctgggcggtatacaaTATATACCGTTTGGTATTGGTATCacgtcaataccgatttaccatacctatttaatttcaaaataccggAAATTTGGGAATTGAAAAATGTTTACCGTCATTTAGTAAAGCTCTAATAAAAGTCTACAGAatctaatatatactcttcaaaagaagaaacgcaaaaccacattgtcgtaacatttggagaattgatttaattattgaatggtgagtccgataattaccaaatgttgcaggattgttcacaattcactctagtccattgtgagtaagtgataggacacaccaccaaggtcaaggtcatctggagtcaataccgggtgtggcctccgcgtgtgttgacaactgcctggcaccgcctgcccattgaagcaaccagagtacggatgacgtcccgggggatggtggcccactcggcctgcaaggctgctgccagctcgggcagggtctggggctgtggatGTCGCTGttggaggcgtcggtccaactcgtcccatagatgctcaattgggttcaaatccggtgatatcgatggccaaggaaggacattaatgttgttgttctgtaggaaagccgttgtgagacgtgctgtgtgaagcctggcgttgtcatgttggaacactgcgttggcgttggccataactggaacgatgtgtggccggaggatctggtcaatgtagccctgtgcattcaggttgccctgcacgtggaccaggtcagttctgccagtgtgtgagatggctgcccacaccatgacactacccccgccgaatctgtccacttcctgcacgcagtttgccacacaacgttcaccacgacgcctatacacgcgacatcttccatcatgacgtcggagcagaaatcgggattcgtcactgaaccacacctgtctccatcgcagttgaggccattgtcgatgaatctggcaccactgcagtcggagtcgacggtgttgtggtgttaagatgacacctcgaactggatgtctggcacgaattcctacctcacgtaggcggttccgtacggtctggtcggatatcctgcgcaaacctggtattgctgcggctgtggaggtggcagtagtcaatcgttcccgaaggtggcgtacccggatgtagcggtcctgcccgggggtagtcacccgtggtcgaccggatctagggaggtcacgtgttgatccatgttgctggtaacggtcccacagtctggagatggtgcttggggacacatggaatgccctggcaacggccgttctggattcgcctgcgtctagtcagccgatggcattgtttctctgcggttcactgagacgtggtatgtcctggattgtcaactgtcggccagatacagaggccaggcaagcgaacaccctgcacttttatactgtcggtgttcatgttgcacgtgcagacaacgcacgtgcagtggtgacatggtttgcacgtggctgcgtttttgcgaatattcacattttggaactttattgtacagtagctgcgttttatcgaatgtaaccgtgggaatgtgtttgggacatgcaatgaccttatattcacaaagcatgaaccggtaggaaacataaaatcggagttataacccatttgtacccttttgcgtttctttttttgaagagtatatttaccATCAGTTTTTTCCTTTGTTTCAGAGTTCTTTATTTCACTGACTGTCttcactaaaaaaaagaaaaatatataaatacagatgTAAATTCTATATATAACGtatgcattacatatatttactggtactctagtggtatatcaAATCAAGCAGCGAACAATTACCGACAGTTAATGTGAATGACtaactaataataacaaaactagCAATTTGTTCAAATCTGGATCATGTAACTCGCTGTACTTTTGCTATGGAAGGGCAGAATGGTCTTAGAACTAGAAttatacatgagtggccattagataccatttatctcacaagttgtTTTCAAATTTATCTAATGAGctaaagcgagtttgatacgtttttaaatgacttgtgagataaatggtatctaacggacacgaatgtatttttctatttcttgtacatatcctaaaaaaacacattttaagcaAAAGTTATTTACATCCGTTGCACTTGTACACATGTAGCTGACTTG includes the following:
- the LOC121368180 gene encoding 18 kDa learning-associated protein of slug-like isoform X1; this translates as MAKSMRSKKRRKMRNQKRIKWAPKVNARMQRIAEALNSKDIDITQLVTVKTVSEIKKSETKEKTDVKTVSEIKNSETKEKTDDAHMDVDVEVKSRDAKTLKDEDGHYPVWMNQRAVKKHRQKINKIKRVKKKGRNKRGAW